A genomic region of Paroedura picta isolate Pp20150507F chromosome 4, Ppicta_v3.0, whole genome shotgun sequence contains the following coding sequences:
- the PTGFR gene encoding prostaglandin F2-alpha receptor isoform X4: MNSSKSLALAGNGIFSNTTCRTEKRISVFFSVIFMTVGILSNTLAIAILMKAYKRFRQKSKASFLLFASGLVITDLLGHLITGTIAVFVYISDKDWIRFNQSNVLCSIFGICMVFFGLCPLFLGSVMAVERCIGVSKPIFHSTKMTSKHVKMILTMVCLFAIFIALLPIFRLRAYQIQASRTWCFYKTEHVEDWEDRFYLLLFSCLGLLALGISFLCNAVTGITLLRVKFKSQHRQGRSHHFEMIIQLLAIMCVSCICWSPFLGGCC; the protein is encoded by the exons ATGAACAGTTCAAAATCACTGGCGTTGGCTGGAAATGGTATATTTTCCAACACAACCTGTCGCACAGAAAAGAggatttctgtatttttttctgtaatTTTTATGACAGTGGGAATTTTATCCAACACACTTGCAATAGCAATTCTTATGAAGGCTTATAAGAGGTTTAGACAAAAATCAAAagcctcttttttgctttttgctaGTGGCTTGGTTATCACAGACTTGCTGGGTCATCTCATCACTGGAACCATTGCAGTATTTGTATATATATCTGACAAAGACTGGATCCGATTTAATCAGTCAAATGTTCTCTGTAGCATTTTTGGCATCTGTATGGTATTCTTCGGACTATGTCCCCTTTTTCTGGGCAGTGTGATGGCTGTTGAACGCtgcataggagtctcaaagccaatatttcattcaacaaaaatGACTTCTAAACATGTAAAAATGATCTTGACTATGGTATGCCTATTTGCTATTTTCATAGCTTTGCTGCCTATATTTAGGTTGAGAGCTTATCAAATTCAGGCATCACGGACCTGGTGTTTCTATAAAACAGAACATGTTGAAGACTGGGAAGACAGATTTTATCTACTACTTTTTTCATGCTTGGGTTTACTAGCCCTTGGTATTTCATTCTTGTGCAATGCTGTGACAGGAATTACACTTTTGAGGGTCAAATTTAAGAGTCAACATAGACAAGGCAGATCTCATCATTTTGAAATGATCATTCAGCTCTTGGCTATAATGTGTGTTTCTTGCATTTGCTGGAGTCCATTCCTG ggtggctgctgttga
- the PTGFR gene encoding prostaglandin F2-alpha receptor isoform X2, producing the protein MNSSKSLALAGNGIFSNTTCRTEKRISVFFSVIFMTVGILSNTLAIAILMKAYKRFRQKSKASFLLFASGLVITDLLGHLITGTIAVFVYISDKDWIRFNQSNVLCSIFGICMVFFGLCPLFLGSVMAVERCIGVSKPIFHSTKMTSKHVKMILTMVCLFAIFIALLPIFRLRAYQIQASRTWCFYKTEHVEDWEDRFYLLLFSCLGLLALGISFLCNAVTGITLLRVKFKSQHRQGRSHHFEMIIQLLAIMCVSCICWSPFLGARYDFRMNVEVSTTANRCLLTK; encoded by the exons ATGAACAGTTCAAAATCACTGGCGTTGGCTGGAAATGGTATATTTTCCAACACAACCTGTCGCACAGAAAAGAggatttctgtatttttttctgtaatTTTTATGACAGTGGGAATTTTATCCAACACACTTGCAATAGCAATTCTTATGAAGGCTTATAAGAGGTTTAGACAAAAATCAAAagcctcttttttgctttttgctaGTGGCTTGGTTATCACAGACTTGCTGGGTCATCTCATCACTGGAACCATTGCAGTATTTGTATATATATCTGACAAAGACTGGATCCGATTTAATCAGTCAAATGTTCTCTGTAGCATTTTTGGCATCTGTATGGTATTCTTCGGACTATGTCCCCTTTTTCTGGGCAGTGTGATGGCTGTTGAACGCtgcataggagtctcaaagccaatatttcattcaacaaaaatGACTTCTAAACATGTAAAAATGATCTTGACTATGGTATGCCTATTTGCTATTTTCATAGCTTTGCTGCCTATATTTAGGTTGAGAGCTTATCAAATTCAGGCATCACGGACCTGGTGTTTCTATAAAACAGAACATGTTGAAGACTGGGAAGACAGATTTTATCTACTACTTTTTTCATGCTTGGGTTTACTAGCCCTTGGTATTTCATTCTTGTGCAATGCTGTGACAGGAATTACACTTTTGAGGGTCAAATTTAAGAGTCAACATAGACAAGGCAGATCTCATCATTTTGAAATGATCATTCAGCTCTTGGCTATAATGTGTGTTTCTTGCATTTGCTGGAGTCCATTCCTG GGTGCTAGATATGATTTTCGAATGAATGTTGAAGTTTCAACAACTGCAAACAGATGTCTTCTGACTAAGTGA
- the PTGFR gene encoding prostaglandin F2-alpha receptor isoform X3, whose product MNSSKSLALAGNGIFSNTTCRTEKRISVFFSVIFMTVGILSNTLAIAILMKAYKRFRQKSKASFLLFASGLVITDLLGHLITGTIAVFVYISDKDWIRFNQSNVLCSIFGICMVFFGLCPLFLGSVMAVERCIGVSKPIFHSTKMTSKHVKMILTMVCLFAIFIALLPIFRLRAYQIQASRTWCFYKTEHVEDWEDRFYLLLFSCLGLLALGISFLCNAVTGITLLRVKFKSQHRQGRSHHFEMIIQLLAIMCVSCICWSPFLVGSVPGAGRYV is encoded by the exons ATGAACAGTTCAAAATCACTGGCGTTGGCTGGAAATGGTATATTTTCCAACACAACCTGTCGCACAGAAAAGAggatttctgtatttttttctgtaatTTTTATGACAGTGGGAATTTTATCCAACACACTTGCAATAGCAATTCTTATGAAGGCTTATAAGAGGTTTAGACAAAAATCAAAagcctcttttttgctttttgctaGTGGCTTGGTTATCACAGACTTGCTGGGTCATCTCATCACTGGAACCATTGCAGTATTTGTATATATATCTGACAAAGACTGGATCCGATTTAATCAGTCAAATGTTCTCTGTAGCATTTTTGGCATCTGTATGGTATTCTTCGGACTATGTCCCCTTTTTCTGGGCAGTGTGATGGCTGTTGAACGCtgcataggagtctcaaagccaatatttcattcaacaaaaatGACTTCTAAACATGTAAAAATGATCTTGACTATGGTATGCCTATTTGCTATTTTCATAGCTTTGCTGCCTATATTTAGGTTGAGAGCTTATCAAATTCAGGCATCACGGACCTGGTGTTTCTATAAAACAGAACATGTTGAAGACTGGGAAGACAGATTTTATCTACTACTTTTTTCATGCTTGGGTTTACTAGCCCTTGGTATTTCATTCTTGTGCAATGCTGTGACAGGAATTACACTTTTGAGGGTCAAATTTAAGAGTCAACATAGACAAGGCAGATCTCATCATTTTGAAATGATCATTCAGCTCTTGGCTATAATGTGTGTTTCTTGCATTTGCTGGAGTCCATTCCTG gttGGCAGTGTGCCAGGGGCAGGAAGATATGT GTGA
- the PTGFR gene encoding prostaglandin F2-alpha receptor isoform X1 — translation MNSSKSLALAGNGIFSNTTCRTEKRISVFFSVIFMTVGILSNTLAIAILMKAYKRFRQKSKASFLLFASGLVITDLLGHLITGTIAVFVYISDKDWIRFNQSNVLCSIFGICMVFFGLCPLFLGSVMAVERCIGVSKPIFHSTKMTSKHVKMILTMVCLFAIFIALLPIFRLRAYQIQASRTWCFYKTEHVEDWEDRFYLLLFSCLGLLALGISFLCNAVTGITLLRVKFKSQHRQGRSHHFEMIIQLLAIMCVSCICWSPFLVTMASIGISENHSRESCETILFALRMATWNQILDPWVYILLRKAVLKKLFKIARRCCGVHLINFHMWELSSIKNSLRIAAISDSPGTSKQMNQEPLNSTG, via the exons ATGAACAGTTCAAAATCACTGGCGTTGGCTGGAAATGGTATATTTTCCAACACAACCTGTCGCACAGAAAAGAggatttctgtatttttttctgtaatTTTTATGACAGTGGGAATTTTATCCAACACACTTGCAATAGCAATTCTTATGAAGGCTTATAAGAGGTTTAGACAAAAATCAAAagcctcttttttgctttttgctaGTGGCTTGGTTATCACAGACTTGCTGGGTCATCTCATCACTGGAACCATTGCAGTATTTGTATATATATCTGACAAAGACTGGATCCGATTTAATCAGTCAAATGTTCTCTGTAGCATTTTTGGCATCTGTATGGTATTCTTCGGACTATGTCCCCTTTTTCTGGGCAGTGTGATGGCTGTTGAACGCtgcataggagtctcaaagccaatatttcattcaacaaaaatGACTTCTAAACATGTAAAAATGATCTTGACTATGGTATGCCTATTTGCTATTTTCATAGCTTTGCTGCCTATATTTAGGTTGAGAGCTTATCAAATTCAGGCATCACGGACCTGGTGTTTCTATAAAACAGAACATGTTGAAGACTGGGAAGACAGATTTTATCTACTACTTTTTTCATGCTTGGGTTTACTAGCCCTTGGTATTTCATTCTTGTGCAATGCTGTGACAGGAATTACACTTTTGAGGGTCAAATTTAAGAGTCAACATAGACAAGGCAGATCTCATCATTTTGAAATGATCATTCAGCTCTTGGCTATAATGTGTGTTTCTTGCATTTGCTGGAGTCCATTCCTG GTGACCATGGCCAGTATTGGAATAAGTGAAAATCATTCTCGGGAATCCTGTGAAACAATACTTTTTGCTCTTCGAATGGCAACATGGAATCAAATTTTAGATCCATGGGTTTATATTCTTCTAAGAAAAGCTGTTCTTAAAAAACTCTTCAAGATTGCTAGGAGATGCTGTGGTGTGCACCTCATTAACTTTCATATGTGGGAACTCAGCTCTATTAAAAATTCTTTAAGAATTGCCGCAATTTCTGATTCACCAGGTACTTCCAAACAAATGAATCAGGAGCCACTAAATTCAACGGGGTAA